In Festucalex cinctus isolate MCC-2025b chromosome 9, RoL_Fcin_1.0, whole genome shotgun sequence, the DNA window TCTGGGGAGGAAGGGCATAGGTGCACGCTGTTAGGCTGGCCAATGAACTTCCTGTCTGCACGGGGATTTCGAGGAACTTCAACCCTTTCCTTCCTTTTCATCACTTTTGGGTGTCTTCACAGGAAAAAgactttcaaaactttttttatttttcttatcttGTATTTTACTTTTCTATGAGGGGTGAGGCATGCGTTGATTTTATTCCGATGCCACATCACGAAACTACtgtattttgattttgattgtgAGGGGTTTTTACTTGCTGGAGGTTATGCACTAGTAAAAACGGTAACCACAACATGGGTCAAAAAGGAATGATCTAACTTTTTGGGGTACAGCGGGTGGCCATGCGAGATGGGGGGGGCCAGGCCGGCCCACGAAGAGTAAAAATCTTTATAATTGGCGCACATTGAAATGCATTAAGGAGTAGGGAGGGATAATGGgccaaaaacaacccaatttgggtACAAAAACTGAACTGGCCTGCTAACTGTTTGACAAAACAACCCAATCTTTAGTtttttataaaacaacccaaagttgggtcaaattgacccaagttgaTTGAGCCAATTTTGAGTtgctttgtacaaaacaaaacaatgtttgaGGGGtactgacccaactttgggttgtgAATTTTGGGGAAAATTCACCTAAGTTAAATAACGCAACTTCAGGTTATTCTGTACGAAACAAGCCAATGTTGTATAAAAATTAACCCAAATTAATTGGCCgaactttgggttgttttgtatgaaaaacaccaacaacaaaaaaaagttatgttttACAAAACCCCAAATTTGGTCAAACTGGCCCAagttatttgacccaacttttgtttgtttttttgtttttttgggttaaaCTGACCTTGGTTAATGGGTTGGCTTAATTTTTGATCCAGCATTAAGGGTGTTTTAAAcccttaataaattaaaaaaaaaaaaaatgctgctaaaCATCCAGTTTCCATTTTCTCCAAGAAATGGGGTGTGGGgtggtcaaaaacaaaaaaaaccatattttaaaatgttttacaaaaCAAATCAGCTAATATGTGAATCTGCATGTGTCAAACTGCAAGTATGCGGAGGGCCACTGTTTTCATTGAACCCAAAAAgtcgaaaaaaatgaataacccacttTACTAAATTCACCCCCcagaaataatacaaaaatttgGGTCCAACGAATAACCCAAAATTTTGGCTCTGCTCCTTTTGGACCCATATTgtgattgttttgattttgaaaacTAACATTTTGCCTCCCGCCATTCTCAAAACGAGCTCAAAAGGCAGTAATGAATTAACATGAACTAAAAAGCCAATTTGCAACCCGCGCAGCGGACAATGTGGATTATTTGGTAACCTTGGCTACCGTTCCTCACATCTGGTTGCCATGGTGGCAAGCGAGCACGTCTCCCAGCTGACCTCGGGCCTTTCTCACGAGGCGCCTCCACAATGTCGTGGGCTCGTTTTTGAAAAAGTGGCCAATGAGAAGTCAGTTTTGGGGGGGCAGCTGCGAGACTAGTCTCCACCAGGGGTCAAGGGTCAAGGGTCCCGTTTTGTCAAGCGTCAATGGGACAACAGCCATGACCTCCACCTCCTGTCCAACAATGGAAATGATGGATTGCGAGTGAGCTGGCTGAAGGAATTTGAGacgattttgttgttttgtttctcaccacaaaaggacatttttgttgtacGTATGATCGAGTACCATCTGAAATTGGTACTCACAATTGTGAGATGGCAAGTAACCTCTCTTATTGGATAcacactaagcatttattaaagggatacttgacttatttagccatttttggcagtcaaacaatattttgcctgtaataaatttgatattttcattatttttttatgtacaattagtaccttttaaaaacacattttgcaacttgctgtcgactgaaaatgacattacaagggctcaggtaaccaatcacagctcagcttgtgaatgtcacatgaccaaacctagaaaacaggtcagctgtgattggttacctgagcccttgtgatgtcattttcagttgacagcaagttgcaaaaagtgttttttaaggtactaattgtacgtgaaaaataatgaaagtatcaaattaactatggacaaaatatgaactttttattgctataatgggctaaataagtcgagtatccctttaattgttCATTGTAatggcaggcaaaaaaaaataaaaaaaatctgctgttTTGTCTATCAATGACTCATTTAATTACATAACTAGGGTACTTTAAATTTGCGTTATTCTTAAGGAATTTTGTGGTAGTTATTGTATAACATTTTTGACATATTGATGCAGTattaacatttttgtaaactagcgatgtagttttatttttgataaaagCTTTATCTGGCTGTTAGTAGAGAATTTGCCAAGTGGCAGCTgggtttttttctgttatttgaTAATAAAAGGAATATTGCAGTTTTTGCGCAGGGCGCCTGGAAGATTTATTTTCCCTTGCATAAACGCTCCATCCTTGGCTTGTTGACACGTTGCGCGAAGCCCATGCGGCGTTTTGTATTCTCTTCTCCTTTTTGTCCTCAGGTGCACTCCGCCCTGCAGTTGGCGATGAACCAGGAGAACCTGAGGAGGACGAGGGCCAAGAAGCGAGGCTGCGACCTGTACGGCCAGCTTCTGCGGGATCGAGGAGGGATGCTGCAATCCCCCTACCCGGCTCATTTATCCGACGCTTCCTGAACACGTTTTTCATTGTCATTTGTTACAATCGCAACCTATGAGTCCCTTCATTTTCTTCGGTTTTCACGAGAAATTGGCTATTTTGTGTTTGCTATATGACCCCGATCGGCAATCGCTCGGTATTTTGGTTGAACTGAGCCGTTATGTGTTAGTGTCTTATCGTGCCAATTTACTGTTTCGTTCCTCGTGCCGATACAGTCGGTTCCTTCACAATATAACCTGTGGGGAATTTTGACGTGATGTGCTTTTTAGTGAAGggagaataaaaatattatGCACTGCAAGGACATAAATGTTGGGACACCTGGCAATTCTAACAATTTTGATAATTATTTAGGGTCTCTAAAATTGGCCAAATCCTCTTAATTACAGCCTCTGAAGAGTAAATATTATTTCTATTGTCCATGAAAGCAGATTATTTTGTGTTgaatcacaataaaaaaaaaaaaattaaaaatacaaaaatcatcttttactttggaaaacaatgatcaacaaCTTTGCCTCTGTCTGACAAATCCAGTTATTGAAAACGAATTTGTATATTTTCTGCACTGCcactttgaaataatgtccaTTCTTTCAGTATAGGGTTgatcattttaaacataaataataaatcacaaaaagatAAATTGCATACACCGGTCAACAGCAAATTACAAAGATGTGTCcagtaatttatatttattttttactttttttaaagtttgactTAAGCTTGTGCAATACTGATTACTTTTACCATGCATTGTtatagggctgctcaattatggtaaaaaataataatcacaattattgtgGGCAATAATTGACATcaggattattcaaacgattattttttggtacaaaacaaaatatttatacatctaaaaatataatttttatatatttttaattattttaatataatttaaaaaaaaatagaaacataattatgtaagttccttttggggcaattctttttttttttttacaatatatgtatttataataatttatctatttatgttggcaaaaacttgaagttggagtgcggCATGTGCACTGTCCAGTAGGatgatcattttctttttctttttggtacaaaacaagaaaatcattaaacgtaaaaataaataaataaataatttaaaacaaattctttgaaacactataattatgcaagttccttttggatgcaacaaattgtattaaattagttactttaaattttaaaaagaaaaaaaaagctgcaaatgtataaatttaaacaactcacaaattagtattaatctttttttacgattataattgagtgtaataattgaaattgcaattgaatttcgattaattgcacagccctacattGTAATATATAGCTATGATGTTTCAGAAAATTGCACCTGTTGATAAAGCTAGCCCTTAATTATCCTGAATAATAAATGTAACcctaataattaatattaataaattcCCCATTTTGAAAACCTGATGTGcctgcgggggggaaaaaaatggcagattCGGAATCAGACGCCAAAAATATTACCTCGATGTTTATTTGCATCAGATCGATAATTTGTTGACCAGAATTAAGGTATTTTTGctaagtgtggtctctctgagccactGTAGTACGCGCTTCAAAATGCACGCGCTTTGAACGCAAGtttttgcattctattagtacaccactaggtggcaccaAATTATACAGTTGCTTCAATTAATGTAATcagttttagtaaaaaaaaaattttttttttttaaaaagtcaatatctaagtcgttataacaaccaTCCATCctatttcttaaccgcttattcctcacaataacatttttgtTCCCACCTGTAATAAATGCATCATTCTGACAGTCTTTCTGTGAATGCAAATGATACAATGCAACATGAAAcaagcatgcacacgcacaaacaTTCGTGAtgcattttggtttgttttattttgcacGCAAGCAATGACAAATCTTATCAAATGTAGTGCAAAAAGTTACGTTCAGCGAGGGAAGAAATTAGGTCGGGGGAGTTTGGGTTGGCCATTCCAACTTTCACACAATTTAAATCAAATTCGCCGGTTGGACTGAACAAAACAGACGTTCAGTGTCAGTCGGGCAATTATGGTGAAATATGAGCCCCTTGATCATTTCTTTCAGCCATTAATGGGGACAGCTCAaattaggttttacattcatgaaTATTGCAGCAACACGTGAACACTGACATGAAATCATGATAAGTACTGCAGGTAATGTGATCTGCTTATgaataacagattttttttttttaaatgttatgataGATTTGCAGGTAAACATTGTTAGGCTACATCTTTTTAGCATTGTTGAAATGATACCGGAAGGGCAAAAGGATTCTGTTAAAAGTCCGAAAATATGAACTGATAAATAAATTATGTGAGCTTCCAGTGCCCTGCTCAATCCACAATCAAGACCCAGTAAACGTTTACCGACTAACTGTGGAACACTTGATCCTGATAGTGTGGAAAAGTTATTAAAAAGCCTACTTGaagctaaaacaaaaataaacagggGAACACATGAAAAGCTTGGCTTCGTTTTCACAGTAATGCTCGTCTACAAACACACTTAAACAAGTGATGGCCACAAATATTTGGACAACAGTGACAATTTGTAGTTGTTGAAAAGCTCTTGAAGCTGAAAGTCGACAGTTTCCATTTTaactcaattcactcccaaccattttcactgaagcatccCCCTCCGCTCCAGgccgttttactgaattttgactgattttgcaaggcccacagaatagtgtgttcttttgctataaaaacatacaaaaagaaagattatagtttcttcttttattaggaaaaaataagtatatttatatgtttccggttttgctgtaattagcattagaatgtagccaaGTTATATCATTATTCAAAagtctgcttagaattgtggggaaacagcttgttgtcAAGATGGAACttgttgatctcatactctgctaccacctgctggccgtttttgtaattattaccattacttcacctgttctctgcagttgagaggctgcatcaaagccttctgtatgctatagcataaaaaaaaaattaaaaaaaacaacaaaaaaaacatataaatccgtctttgggacttttaaaacatttacaatagaacgtatttatacgatttggggagcaaatgagttaaaaccaTTGTGCTGTGTGAAGCAAAATCATAAAAACTCTTGACAGTTAactacacaaacattttttttttttatgacactgAGATTTAAAGCAGTAAACACAACAGGGGCAGCATAAGAGAGCATGAAAACATTGCGCTATAACACCAAAGGAATAAATTAACTTGTTAAAATAATGTGTACAACACAATAATTTAAGCAGCAATCAATATAttgatgaaataaaacaaaaattgtcattttataaAAGTATCCAAAAAACACCACCAAGCTGGCAGTTGTACAAATGTACCAAATGTGACATTGAAATTAAATTTAAGTACCATTTAGCAAAAATTAGGTAAACATTATACAGTTCTATTAATACTCAAATAAATGGTTCACTCTGTACTGTATGAATTGAGTTGAGAGGCGTTGTGCAATGCACAAGGCTTTATCTTTGTGCTCACATTCAACTGAGGTCTACGTGTTATAATAAAACGCTATCAGTGAACCCGAGGAGACCTTTAGGAAGGAGCATAGCATACAAAAAAGGACTGTGGTTTGTTAAAGCTTGCCACACAATCAAGAAGGTAGAATAAAAAGCAGGCCCTGATTCGGAAAATTGTTCAGTGCAATAATCATCATCGCCTCTCCGCATCAGGGAAACAAACCTCGCCCAGTCCCTGATCCAAAATTACACAGTGTctgcaaaacaaataaacagcaCACGACGGACTGGAGGGAGAGAAATAAACAGCAGTTTGCAAAAACAGTAGAAAAGTAAGGTTAATTCAGAAAGACTGGCGCAAATGCAGTACATGAATCACTGGGAATGAAAGAACACATGTAGCTTCCGTTTAGGGTGGTTGTAAAAACATAGCTTAGGGGGAAACAAAACTCACAATTCCCTTTATATTGATGGCAATAAAGATAATATTACATATTCACCGCTTGGTACCTATCGGTAATGACGTTTGTGTCTGTTTGAATCACAGACTGTCAGCTACAGAGTCAAAATTTCCCTTCTCTTGCTAGCCTTAGCCTGTTAGCATAGAGAACTGGCTGCTTAGAAAACGGCGTACCTAATAGCTGGCAAttcagaatttatttttaaacaaaatacacgAAGTAAAATACAATAAGGAAGAAGCAAGTCCGTGAAATACAGTAAGGACTTCCCTTCTCTTGCTAGCATTAGCCTGCTACTGCTAGCATAGAACACTGGCTACTGAGAAAACAGCGTCGCTAATAACTGAAGGTTCTGAAATTAGATTCGACAAAGTACTGTGGAACCTCCATAGTAAAGCACCCCAAAAGTAGTTTAATTTGGAGTTCAATCCAGGTATTCTGGAAAACATATTGATATTGAATATGAGATATTGGCAAATCTCTTGAGATAGCGCACTGAGCATCTAaaacagggatgggcaactggcgAGTCATTGATTCATTAAATTCTTATTTTCTTTGAGGGGTGcagagttattattattattattattattattattattattactgttattattattattagttttctcAACTACAGTGGACCCCCAAATACTGCTTACCACTGATCGCGCAGCCCcttcaatatttttgttaaaaatgaaacaaaacaagtacGGTACTTCCAGTTCAGGTCACGTCTtccatttaaattttaaatcacTTTCAACACTAAaccttatttaatattattttagttatttatttacagttttaGTAGTTACATAAACTAGCAATTTTGATCCATAAGACACAAAAAGGACTCGCCAATGACCTGAACGGCAAGTAACTGTTTCGTGTTACACCGAAtgcagaagcaaaaaaaaatgtttcaatgtgAAAGTTTGACTTTAACGTGGTAAGTTTGATGTTTTAACGTAATACGTCACCTTGTTTCAATGTGATAAATTAAAATTAGAACCAGTTTGGCTTCCGCATTTGGTGTAACTTCTGCTGTTTACTTCGGGTTCAGGCTTACTGACAGAGTCCTTCTTATGAATTAATATTACTAGCCACATAATTActaatattgtatttaaaatgatttaagatttaaaaaaataaaaaaaaataaaaaaaaaagacacacggCTACATAGGGCTCTGCCAGTGATATGAATCGAAACTAATTGCTTTGTCACATTATTATGGAAAACTTACAATAACGTGATGTTgaacttatttttttcttgtgtcaGCAAAATGCTTCTCGTTATATGATCAGGAATTAAAACAACTTGGAAGTCAACTCGCCTCACAGAATGGTTTGTGTTTGACTTTGGAAGTTCCGCTATAATTGTTTTTGGAAGCATTACGGAAATGAATCTGCATGAGCAGACGGATGTGAAGTTGGCTATGAGGTTAAGTGTGCAACGTTACTGGAAGCTGAGAGCACAGGATGAGCATTTGAGCGTGCCTGTACCTTGGCTGGGGGCAATCATTCAAGCCCTTTCGATAGCGGCGGCAGCACCCTTGACACCGCTCTCCTCAGATTACATCTTATCAGCATCAATAAAGAACACGGCCTCCGCTGTACCTTATCCAAAAGAATCATAGAGCAACCGGCGCCTGCCCTACGTGTACCATAAACAACCCGCCGGCTCTCAAATCCACCCACGGGCATCGGCGTTCCAAACCTGACCCGTCAGCAGCAGGACCCGCGAGATATTTTGCGGTTGCCATGGAGATCTATCGTCCCGCTCAGTACCGAGTGGTCGATATGATCCTCGGCGGCCAGAACTTCCCTGACGGCCGCCTCGAACGCGGACGTGACGTTGGTGTCGTCCTTGGCGCTGGTCTCAAAATACGGACAGCAGCCCGTCTCCTCGCACCAGGCCCGCGCTTCGTCCTCCCCGACTTCCCGCTGCTCCATGTCCACCTTGTTGCCCAGCACCACAAAAGGGAACCGCTCGGGATCTTTCACGTCAGAGTAATACATGAACTCCTTCTTCCATCCGCCGAGGTTCTGGAAGCTCTGCAGGTCGTTGACGGCGAATGTCAGCAGGCAGCAGTCGGCGCCTCGGTAGAACGGCGTGCGCAAGGATTTGAAGCGCTCCTGGCCGGCCGTGTCCCAGATTTGAAGGGTGACGAGGCGCCCGTCCACTTCCAGGTCCCTGTTGAGGAACTCCACGCCGATGGTGTGGAAGGCCTGCGAGTCGAAGCGGTCGGTGACGTAGCGGTTCATCAAGGAGGATTTGCCCACTCCTCCGTCGCCGAGCAGGATCACCTTCAGCAGGAGGCTCTTCCCGCTCATCGTGCTCAAAAGCCCTCCTGAGGGGCTCAATTCATCCTTAAAAGATGAAAAGACCGTTTAACTAAGTTGAGCCTTGGTTGTAAAGATAAAAAGATGGTGGTGGGAACGCCCattacaaaatggctgacagcaACTGAAGGAGAATGTTAGTATTTCCGCAATGATGGGAGAAATCCCAAATATCAGATTTTATTAGCCGTAAAGTTGCAAAGGTCTggaaaaatcccccccccc includes these proteins:
- the rab9b gene encoding ras-related protein Rab-9B, whose product is MSGKSLLLKVILLGDGGVGKSSLMNRYVTDRFDSQAFHTIGVEFLNRDLEVDGRLVTLQIWDTAGQERFKSLRTPFYRGADCCLLTFAVNDLQSFQNLGGWKKEFMYYSDVKDPERFPFVVLGNKVDMEQREVGEDEARAWCEETGCCPYFETSAKDDTNVTSAFEAAVREVLAAEDHIDHSVLSGTIDLHGNRKISRGSCC